Proteins from a genomic interval of Corvus moneduloides isolate bCorMon1 chromosome 6, bCorMon1.pri, whole genome shotgun sequence:
- the ISCA2 gene encoding iron-sulfur cluster assembly 2 homolog, mitochondrial, with product MAAGRGWAGMAAPAALRRWWMLAVGGRTSWCPASPCPGRALPRPPAGPALAAGSLLRWASSVSEPGPTESGPSEGQVFLSESCVKRLLEIAEGSEFLRLQVEGGGCSGFQYKFSLDTVINPDDRVFEQGGARVVVDVDSLAFVKGSMVDFSQELIRSSFQVVSNPQAEKGCSCGTSFSVKF from the exons atggcggcggggcggggctgggccggcATGGCGGCGCCGGCGGCGCTGCGGCGGTGGTGGATGTTGGCGGTGGGCGGCCGGACGAG CTGGTGTCCCGCTTCGCCGTGCCCAGGCCGAGCGCTGCCCAGGCCCCCGGCCGGCCCTGCCCTCGCAGCTGGCTCCCTGCTGCGCTGGGCGTCGTCCGTCTCCGAGCCGGGCCCGACGGAGAGCGGCCCTAGCGAAGGACAGGTCTTTCTCAGCGAGAGCTGCGTGAAG aggctgctggaaaTCGCAGAAGGATCAGAGTTTCTCAGGCTGCAGGTGGAAGGAGGTGGCTGCTCTGGCTTCCAGTACAAGTTTTCCTTGGACACAGTTATCAATCCTGATGACAG GGTGTTTGAGCAAGGTGGTGCCCGAGTGGTTGTGGATGTGGACAGCCTGGCCTTTGTGAAAGGTTCCATGGTGGACTTCAGCCAAGAGCTGATTCGAAGCTCCTTCCAGGTGGTGAGCAACCCCCAGGCAGAGAAGGGTTGCTCATGTGGGACTTCCTTCTCTGTCAAGTTCTGA